A genomic window from Panthera tigris isolate Pti1 chromosome B4, P.tigris_Pti1_mat1.1, whole genome shotgun sequence includes:
- the LOC102971886 gene encoding LOW QUALITY PROTEIN: cationic amino acid transporter 3-like (The sequence of the model RefSeq protein was modified relative to this genomic sequence to represent the inferred CDS: substituted 1 base at 1 genomic stop codon) — protein sequence MLSQALFRFGQKLLRRRQLEHLVTEDVPCRRLNTLDLVALGVCSRVGAVIYVIAGEVARDKAGPSIVICFLVAGLTSVLTGLCYAEFGARVPHSGSAYRYSYVTIGELWAFITGWNLIFSYVAGTAIVVFAWSLAFDNLFGNQISQTLHENILLHVPQVLAEILGFCVVALVLFLIGLLTLRARESGPFTKVVTLVSVLVLSFVIISGFIKGDLHNWKLTEEDXVKAGLNDTSSLGPLGTGGFVPFGLNGILHGEATCLYAFIGFDNIVTRVEEAQNPQRSIPMGIVISLFISTLMYFGVSSALTLMIPYYQLQPGTPLPEVFHHVGWAPAYYVVAFGFFCSLSASLLGYMFPIRQLIYMMAKDGLLFSVLAGIQTGTYIPIMATVIFGIIAAIMAFFFGLTDLLDFMSIGTRLAYSLVAFCVLILRYQPEVKKGGNEADVQDESGPAEEKLTLQGLLFPGSSTPTPLSGRVVYVCSSLLALLLTLLCLVLAQWPVLHSGAAVWISLVVLLLVLITGITGVIWRQPQSSSPLPFKVPALPLLPLLSVFVNVYLMMRMTAGTWAPIGFWMLIGFAIYFSYGIQYSLVAESHLS from the coding sequence ATGCTGAGTCAGGCACTTTTCAGATTTGGTCAAAAGCTGCTACGCAGACGTCAGCTGGAACATTTGGTAACTGAGGATGTCCCATGCAGAAGACTGAACACTCTGGATTTAGTGGCCCTGGGTGTGTGCTCTAGAGTGGGTGCAGTTATATATGTCATAGCTGGTGAAGTGGCTAGAGATAAAGCCGGACCATCCATTGTGATCTGCTTTTTGGTGGCCGGCCTAACTTCTGTGCTGACGGGGCTGTGCTATGCAGAGTTTGGTGCCCGTGTTCCCCATTCTGGCTCTGCATATCGCTACAGCTATGTCACTATAGGTGAACTCTGGGCTTTCATCACTGGCTGGAACCTCATCTTTTCCTATGTTgctggtacagccattgtggtCTTTGCCTGGAGCTTAGCTTTTGACAACCTGTTTGGGAACCAGATCTCTCAGACCCTGCACGAAAACATCTTACTGCATGTTCCCCAGGTCCTTGCAGAAATTCTAGGCTTCTGTGTTGTGGCCCTTGTGTTGTTTCTTATTGGATTGCTGACTCTGAGGGCTAGAGAGTCAGGACCGTTTACCAAAGTAGTTACATTGGTGAGCGTTTTAGTTCTCAGTTTTGTCATCATCTCTGGTTTCATTAAGGGGGACCTGCACAACTGGAAGCTCACAGAAGAGGACTAAGTAAAGGCTGGACTCAATGACACCTCAAGCTTGGGGCCTCTGGGCACTGGAGGATTTGTGCCTTTTGGCCTCAATGGGATTCTCCATGGAGAAGCTACCTGTCTGTATGCATTTATAGGTTTTGACAACATTGTTACCAGAGTTGAAGAAGCCCAGAACCCCCAGCGTTCCATCCCTATGGGCATTGTGATTTCACTGTTCATCAGCACTTTGATGTATTTTGGTGTCTCTTCAGCACTTACACTTATGATTCCTTACTACCAGCTTCAACCTGGGACCCCCTTGCCTGAGGTATTTCACCATGTTGGCTGGGCCCCTGCCTACTATGTTGTAGCTTTTGGATTTTTCTGTAGTCTTTCTGCCAGCCTCTTGGGCTATATGTTCCCCATACGTCAGCTGATATACATGATGGCAAAGGATGGCCTCCTGTTCTCTGTCCTTGCCGGGATCCAAACTGGCACGTACATCCCCATAATGGCCACTGTGATCTTTGGCATTATCGCAGCAATCATGGCATTCTTCTTTGGACTCACTGATCTTCTGGACTTCATGTCAATTGGGACACGGCTAGCTTACTCCCTGGTGGCCTTTTGTGTTCTCATCCTCAGGTATCAGCCTGAGGTgaagaaagggggaaatgaaGCAGACGTGCAGGATGAGAGTGGACCTGCAGAAGAGAAGCTGACTCTACAGGGACTACTTTTTCCAGGCagctccacccccactccactcTCTGGCCGGGTTGTCTATGTTTGCTCCTCACTGCTTGCTCTGCTGCTTACTCTTCTTTGCCTGGTGCTGGCCCAGTGGCCAGTTCTGCATTCTGGAGCTGCAGTGTGGATTTCATTGGTTGTGCTGCTCCTGGTGCTCATCACTGGGATCACTGGGGTCATCTGGAGACAGCCGCAGAGCTCCAGTCCCCTTCCCTTTAAggtccctgctctgcctctcctcccactACTGAGTGTCTTTGTGAATGTTTACCTTATGATGCGGATGACAGCTGGCACCTGGGCCCCAATTGGTTTCTGGATGCTGATTGGGTTTGCTATCTACTTTAGCTATGGGATCCAATACAGCCTGGTTGCTGAATCCCACTTAAGTTAG